Part of the Pseudomonas sp. Leaf58 genome is shown below.
CCGCTGAAGACCTGGGCCTGTGGAACGATGCCCAGGTCGCCCCGTTGCAACGCATCACACGTTTCATCACCGCCCAAGGCGCCGTACCCGGTATCCAGCTGGCCCACGCCGGGCGCAAGGCCAGCACCTATCGCCCGTGGCTGGGCAAGCAAGGCAGCGTCAAGCCTGAAGAGGGCGGTTGGCAGCCGGTGGGGCCGTCGAAGATCGCCTTCGACCCGCAACACACGGCACCGCGCGAGTTGAACCATGACGAGATCCAGGATGTGATCGCCGCCTTCGTCGCCTCGACCAAGCGTGCCTTGAGTGCCGGCTTCAAGGTAGTGGAAATCCACGCCGCCCATGGCTACCTGCTGCACCAGTTCCTGTCGCCACTGAGCAACCAGCGCCGCGACGAATACGGCAGCTGCTTCGAAAACCGTATTCGCCTGACCCTGCAGGTGGTGGAGGCCGTGCGCAAGGTCTGGCCTGCCGAGCTGCCACTGTTCGTGCGGGTATCGGCGACCGATTGGGTGGAGGATGGCTGGAACCCGGATGAAACCGTCGAACTGGCCCGCCGCCTGCGGAGCTTGGGTGTCGACCTGATC
Proteins encoded:
- a CDS encoding NADH:flavin oxidoreductase/NADH oxidase is translated as MSLLLEPYTLRQLTLPNRIAVSPMCQYSAVDGLANDWHLVHLGSRAVGGAGLVITEAVAVTADGRITAEDLGLWNDAQVAPLQRITRFITAQGAVPGIQLAHAGRKASTYRPWLGKQGSVKPEEGGWQPVGPSKIAFDPQHTAPRELNHDEIQDVIAAFVASTKRALSAGFKVVEIHAAHGYLLHQFLSPLSNQRRDEYGSCFENRIRLTLQVVEAVRKVWPAELPLFVRVSATDWVEDGWNPDETVELARRLRSLGVDLIDVSSGGTSVNAEIPTGPGYQTRFAERVRKESEIATGTVGMITEPAQAEHILRTGQADIIFLARELLRDPYWPLHADDDLGGNKATWPAQYQRATSRANPIHESDLRD